A stretch of Anaeromyxobacter dehalogenans 2CP-1 DNA encodes these proteins:
- a CDS encoding 3-deoxy-D-manno-octulosonic acid transferase gives MHLVYAIATYLLFVIGLPFLLTHPKLRHGIAQRLGLYGRSLDRGRGSPRIWLHGASAGDLLSLQPMMAELKARMPGCCVIVSTMTNSGLAMARKKLGGVADVVVYAPYDLPGATRRAVRALEPDLLVLEYTEIWPNLIRSAHKAGVRIALTNGRFNPENLSRYRALFLAIGNPLRRVDCFLMRSDEEAERVLALGAAPDRVWVTGNTKFDALVLDAAEGGKAEALRAEMGLQAGAPVLMAGSTHEGEEELILGAYRKLLARHPRLQLVVAPRYVERSGRIMALAAEAGLSVRLRSGGAAAGHAQVTVLDTIGELAAAYGLATLVFVGGSFVTRGGQNVLEPAAQGRPVLFGPHMENFKDSVQVLQGRGGIQVATPEKLLKVADELLSRPDQLQELGVLARRSVGAIRGASARNVDHMLSILPRGKVAAA, from the coding sequence GTGCACCTCGTCTACGCCATCGCCACCTACCTGCTGTTCGTGATCGGGCTGCCGTTCCTGCTCACGCACCCCAAGCTGCGCCACGGGATCGCCCAGCGGCTCGGGCTGTACGGGCGCTCGCTGGACCGGGGCCGCGGCAGCCCGCGCATCTGGCTGCACGGGGCGAGCGCCGGGGACCTGCTCTCGCTCCAGCCCATGATGGCGGAGCTGAAGGCCCGCATGCCGGGCTGCTGCGTGATCGTCAGCACCATGACGAACAGCGGGCTCGCCATGGCCCGCAAGAAGCTGGGCGGGGTGGCGGACGTGGTGGTGTACGCACCGTACGACCTCCCCGGCGCCACCCGGCGGGCGGTGCGGGCGCTCGAGCCGGACCTGCTCGTGCTCGAGTACACCGAGATCTGGCCGAACCTGATCCGCTCCGCCCACAAGGCGGGCGTGCGCATCGCGCTCACCAACGGCCGCTTCAACCCGGAGAACCTCTCGCGCTACCGCGCGCTGTTCCTCGCCATCGGCAACCCGCTGCGCCGCGTCGACTGCTTCCTGATGCGCTCCGACGAGGAGGCCGAGCGCGTGCTCGCGCTCGGCGCGGCGCCGGACCGGGTCTGGGTGACGGGCAACACCAAGTTCGACGCGCTGGTGCTGGACGCGGCCGAGGGCGGCAAGGCCGAGGCGCTGCGCGCGGAGATGGGGTTGCAGGCGGGCGCGCCGGTGCTCATGGCCGGCTCCACGCACGAGGGCGAGGAGGAGCTGATCCTGGGCGCGTACCGCAAGCTGCTGGCGCGCCACCCTCGCCTGCAGCTCGTCGTCGCGCCGCGCTACGTGGAGCGCTCCGGGCGCATCATGGCGCTCGCCGCCGAGGCGGGGCTCTCGGTGCGCCTGCGCAGCGGCGGCGCGGCGGCGGGGCACGCGCAGGTCACCGTGCTCGACACGATCGGCGAGCTGGCGGCCGCGTACGGGCTGGCCACGCTCGTGTTCGTGGGCGGGAGCTTCGTCACCCGCGGCGGCCAGAACGTGCTCGAGCCGGCCGCGCAGGGGCGCCCGGTGCTGTTCGGGCCGCACATGGAGAACTTCAAGGACTCGGTCCAGGTGCTGCAGGGGAGGGGAGGGATCCAGGTCGCGACGCCCGAGAAGCTGCTCAAGGTGGCGGACGAGCTGCTCTCGCGACCCGATCAGCTCCAGGAGCTGGGCGTGCTGGCGCGGCGCTCGGTCGGCGCCATCCGCGGCGCGAGCGCGCGCAACGTGGACCACATGCTGTCCATCCTGCCGCGCGGGAAGGTGGCCGCAGCGTGA
- a CDS encoding bifunctional heptose 7-phosphate kinase/heptose 1-phosphate adenyltransferase produces the protein MRRPREPELPSLASLLPRFAESEVVVVGDFVADEYVYGETERISREAPVLIVRYESSELKAGGAGNAAANLAALGVKVRAVGVVGDDGLGNALLEELTGLGVDVAGIQRVPGRETEAKTRILAGGRSTRRQQMIRLDRAPRAPLPATAERRLVKDLERAGRRAGTVLASDYGSGALGAAAIEALRLLKRGGVPVCVDSRYSLRAFTGLTMVKPNEVELETASGVSLAQPGGLEKAARTLLKRVDCDVLLVTRGRNGMSVFRRGAPPVHVPAHGSQDAVDVTGAGDTVAATFSAGLAAGGDPVAAARLANVAGSLVVQKAGTATVSREELAAELLRP, from the coding sequence GTGCGCCGCCCCAGGGAACCCGAGCTGCCCTCGCTCGCCAGCCTCCTGCCCCGCTTCGCGGAGAGCGAGGTGGTCGTCGTCGGCGACTTCGTGGCCGACGAGTACGTGTACGGCGAGACCGAGCGCATCAGCCGCGAGGCGCCGGTGCTCATCGTCCGGTACGAGTCGTCCGAGCTGAAGGCGGGCGGGGCGGGCAACGCCGCCGCGAACCTGGCCGCGCTCGGCGTGAAGGTCCGCGCCGTCGGCGTGGTGGGCGACGACGGGCTGGGCAACGCGCTCCTCGAGGAGCTGACCGGACTGGGCGTGGACGTGGCGGGCATCCAGCGGGTGCCCGGACGAGAGACCGAGGCCAAGACCCGCATCCTCGCGGGCGGGCGCTCCACCCGGCGCCAGCAGATGATCCGCCTGGACCGCGCGCCGCGGGCGCCGCTCCCGGCCACCGCCGAGCGGCGGCTCGTGAAGGACCTGGAGCGGGCCGGGCGCCGCGCGGGGACGGTGCTGGCGAGCGACTACGGATCGGGCGCGCTGGGCGCGGCCGCCATCGAGGCGCTCCGCCTGCTGAAGCGCGGCGGTGTGCCGGTGTGCGTGGACTCCCGGTACAGCCTGCGCGCGTTCACCGGCCTCACGATGGTGAAGCCGAACGAGGTCGAGCTCGAGACCGCGTCGGGCGTGTCGCTGGCGCAGCCCGGCGGCCTGGAGAAGGCCGCGCGGACGCTGCTGAAGCGCGTGGACTGCGACGTGCTGCTGGTGACGCGCGGGCGGAACGGGATGTCGGTGTTCCGCCGCGGCGCCCCGCCGGTCCACGTGCCGGCGCACGGCAGCCAGGACGCGGTGGACGTGACCGGCGCGGGGGACACGGTGGCGGCCACCTTCAGCGCCGGCCTCGCCGCCGGGGGTGATCCGGTCGCGGCGGCCCGGCTCGCGAACGTGGCCGGCTCGCTGGTGGTGCAGAAGGCGGGCACCGCCACCGTCTCGCGCGAGGAGCTCGCGGCGGAGCTGCTCCGGCCGTGA
- the lpxK gene encoding tetraacyldisaccharide 4'-kinase, with the protein MSGLEAIWWRERPGPLGALAGAPLLLAEAPFRAAAALRGALYDRGVLPAVRAGAPVVSIGNLAVGGAGKTPAALAVAARLAGRGRRVAILSRGYGAARADARVASDGAGALLPAAEAGDEPALLARRLPGVAVLCGPRRAELARTAVEALGADALVLDDGFQHRALARDLDVVVLDASNPFGNGHLLPRGPNREPRTALRRAGLVWLSHADRAAPERLEALRALARDATGRAPVESRHAATALLDGALREAGSLEALRGRRVAALSGLARPAGFLRTLEALGAEVALARAFPDHHRFTAGELEAVLRDGDAAGCAWVVTTEKDAVRLDPALAAGAAGRLRVVRVDAELLRGADVLEAALDAALAAAAPQPRPAPRAPVS; encoded by the coding sequence ATGAGCGGGCTCGAGGCGATCTGGTGGCGCGAGCGCCCGGGGCCCCTGGGGGCGCTGGCGGGCGCGCCGCTGCTGCTCGCCGAGGCGCCGTTCCGCGCCGCCGCGGCGCTCCGGGGCGCGCTGTACGATCGCGGGGTCCTGCCGGCCGTCCGGGCGGGCGCGCCGGTCGTCTCCATCGGGAACCTCGCGGTGGGCGGGGCCGGAAAGACGCCGGCGGCGCTGGCGGTGGCGGCGCGCCTGGCCGGGCGCGGCCGCCGGGTCGCGATCCTCTCCCGCGGCTACGGCGCCGCGCGCGCGGACGCCCGGGTCGCCTCCGACGGCGCGGGCGCGCTGCTGCCCGCGGCCGAGGCCGGCGACGAGCCGGCGCTGCTCGCGCGCCGCCTGCCCGGCGTGGCGGTGCTGTGCGGGCCGCGCCGCGCCGAGCTGGCCCGCACCGCGGTGGAGGCGCTCGGCGCCGACGCCCTGGTGCTCGACGACGGCTTCCAGCACCGCGCGCTCGCGCGCGACCTCGACGTGGTGGTGCTCGACGCGTCGAACCCGTTCGGCAACGGCCACCTCCTGCCGCGCGGGCCCAACCGCGAGCCGCGGACCGCGCTGCGCCGCGCCGGGCTGGTCTGGCTCTCGCACGCGGACCGGGCCGCGCCGGAGCGGCTGGAGGCGCTCCGCGCGCTCGCCCGCGACGCCACCGGCCGCGCGCCGGTGGAGTCGCGCCACGCGGCCACCGCGCTGCTCGACGGCGCCCTGCGGGAGGCGGGATCGCTGGAGGCGCTCCGGGGCCGCCGGGTCGCCGCGCTGTCCGGCCTCGCCCGGCCGGCAGGGTTCCTGCGCACGCTCGAGGCGCTCGGCGCCGAGGTCGCGCTCGCGCGCGCCTTCCCCGACCACCACCGCTTCACCGCCGGCGAGCTCGAGGCGGTCCTCCGCGACGGCGACGCCGCGGGCTGCGCCTGGGTGGTCACCACGGAGAAGGACGCGGTCCGCCTCGACCCCGCGCTGGCCGCGGGAGCGGCCGGCCGGCTCCGCGTGGTCCGCGTGGACGCGGAGCTCCTGCGCGGCGCCGACGTCCTCGAGGCCGCGCTCGACGCGGCGCTCGCCGCCGCCGCCCCTCAACCCCGACCGGCGCCGCGCGCCCCGGTGTCCTGA
- a CDS encoding ABC transporter ATP-binding protein, whose product MRAYLRLFRFVLPYKGRLVAAIACMAVLSITTAIYVNLLGPALQFLFTGDTGAVATLGKFLPDSVDLAGLLAGADRASILAALPLVIVAVSVVKGFAYFGQFYLIGMVGQRVIADIRKALFDHLLKLSPGFYTRRHSGDILQRFSADVLAVDVAVSNAVPSYVRDGLTVVVMLVNCFVLDWRMSLIAFGAVPATLFPVIRLAKRLKRVTGHAQKTGGELSEMVQEAVSGMRVVQAYGMERWESRRFADANAKLVRILRRSYLVRAFSSPLMEIMGAAGLAAAIWWVGGRILAGELEAAKFFSFVAAVLLLYTPVKQLGRMGQIAMQGAAAGDRIFEILDTPSAVPDAGRATLAPFRAAIRYEDVSFSYGDRPVLTGFSLELRKGEVVALVGASGGGKTTVANLLPRFWDPTGGRITVDGVDLRDLTLASLRAQLALVTQETVLFNDSIRANIAYGRPEVSQADVEQAARLAQAHDFIRAMPEGYDTVVGERGVLLSGGQRQRIAIARAFLKDAPILILDEATSALDAESEREVQRALDSLMAIDGASRRTTLVIAHRLSTIRNADRIVVIAGGRVVEAGDHATLVARGGEYARLHRIAEGAERQGARAGAV is encoded by the coding sequence TTGCGCGCCTACCTTCGCCTCTTCCGCTTCGTCCTGCCGTACAAGGGACGGCTCGTGGCAGCCATCGCCTGCATGGCGGTGCTGTCCATCACGACCGCGATCTACGTCAACCTGCTGGGCCCCGCGCTCCAGTTCCTGTTCACCGGGGACACGGGCGCGGTGGCCACGCTGGGCAAGTTCCTCCCCGACTCGGTGGACCTCGCGGGCCTGCTGGCCGGCGCCGACCGCGCCTCCATCCTGGCGGCGCTGCCCCTGGTCATCGTGGCGGTCTCGGTGGTGAAGGGCTTCGCCTACTTCGGCCAGTTCTACCTCATCGGCATGGTCGGCCAGCGGGTCATCGCCGACATCCGCAAGGCGCTGTTCGACCACCTGCTGAAGCTCTCCCCCGGCTTCTACACGCGGCGCCACTCCGGCGACATCCTGCAGCGCTTCTCCGCCGACGTGCTGGCGGTGGACGTGGCGGTGTCGAACGCGGTGCCCAGCTACGTGCGCGACGGGCTCACCGTGGTGGTGATGCTGGTGAACTGCTTCGTGCTCGACTGGCGCATGTCGCTCATCGCGTTCGGCGCGGTCCCGGCCACGCTGTTCCCGGTGATCCGGCTGGCGAAGCGGCTGAAGCGGGTCACCGGCCACGCGCAGAAGACCGGCGGCGAGCTCTCCGAGATGGTGCAGGAGGCGGTGAGCGGGATGCGGGTGGTGCAGGCCTACGGGATGGAGCGGTGGGAGTCCCGCCGCTTCGCCGACGCGAACGCGAAGCTGGTCCGAATCCTCCGGCGCAGCTACCTCGTCCGAGCGTTCTCCTCGCCGCTCATGGAGATCATGGGCGCGGCCGGCCTGGCCGCGGCCATCTGGTGGGTGGGCGGCCGGATCCTGGCGGGCGAGCTCGAGGCGGCCAAGTTCTTCTCGTTCGTGGCGGCGGTGCTGCTGCTCTACACGCCGGTGAAGCAGCTCGGGCGCATGGGGCAGATCGCGATGCAGGGGGCCGCGGCGGGCGACCGCATCTTCGAGATCCTCGACACGCCCAGCGCGGTGCCGGACGCGGGCCGCGCCACGCTGGCCCCGTTCCGCGCGGCCATCCGCTACGAGGACGTCTCCTTCTCCTACGGCGATCGGCCGGTGCTGACCGGCTTCTCGCTCGAGCTCCGCAAGGGCGAGGTGGTGGCGCTGGTGGGCGCCTCCGGCGGCGGCAAGACCACGGTCGCGAACCTGCTGCCGCGGTTCTGGGACCCGACCGGCGGGCGGATCACGGTCGACGGCGTGGACCTGCGCGACCTCACGCTCGCGAGCCTGCGCGCGCAGCTCGCGCTGGTGACGCAGGAGACGGTGCTGTTCAACGACAGCATCCGCGCGAACATCGCCTACGGCCGGCCCGAGGTGTCGCAGGCGGACGTGGAGCAGGCGGCCCGCCTGGCGCAGGCGCACGACTTCATCCGCGCGATGCCGGAGGGGTACGACACGGTGGTGGGCGAGCGCGGCGTGCTGCTGTCCGGCGGCCAGCGCCAGCGGATCGCGATCGCGCGCGCGTTCCTGAAGGACGCGCCCATCCTCATCCTCGACGAGGCCACCAGCGCGCTCGACGCGGAGAGCGAGCGCGAGGTGCAGCGTGCGCTCGACTCGCTCATGGCCATCGACGGCGCGAGCCGCCGGACCACGCTGGTGATCGCCCACCGGCTCTCGACCATCCGCAACGCCGACCGGATCGTGGTGATCGCCGGCGGCAGGGTGGTGGAGGCCGGCGACCACGCCACCCTGGTCGCGCGCGGCGGCGAGTACGCGCGGCTCCACCGCATCGCCGAGGGCGCGGAGCGGCAGGGGGCGCGCGCCGGCGCGGTGTAG
- a CDS encoding phosphoesterase has protein sequence MRRLLALALAAAVVGYLAFGAVAWQRRGLREAQASPALAAAEARGAWHVHTTASDGRGTLDEVARAARAAGLRFVVISDHDVLAPPEPRYQDGILLVPATEVSTRQGHVVALGVSRALTRAERDGDALAAIRALGGQAVIAHPLHPRRAFTGWGGGPWRGLEVVSNDTAWYRALADRDVRRVLAALAVLPWDPPRAVLELQDDPADELVRLDAELRGARAAGGRAPAHVLLCAADAHGYPGYAAAFGAFSMHVPVTLGGDASRDAAAVRAALLDGRATCVLDGLAPAAGVRLTPTAEGALSLSLHAAVAGTRTYTLLHDGAPTGRFEAARDGSAGGTFRCGGRCPPGDYRAEVALEGRRWIFTNPVRIE, from the coding sequence ATGCGGCGCCTCCTCGCGCTCGCGCTGGCCGCGGCGGTGGTCGGCTACCTCGCGTTCGGCGCGGTGGCCTGGCAGCGCCGCGGGCTGCGGGAGGCGCAGGCCAGCCCGGCGCTGGCCGCGGCCGAGGCGCGCGGCGCCTGGCACGTGCACACCACCGCGAGCGACGGGCGCGGGACGCTCGACGAGGTGGCCCGCGCGGCGCGGGCCGCCGGGCTGCGCTTCGTGGTGATCTCGGACCACGACGTGCTGGCGCCGCCCGAGCCCCGCTACCAGGACGGCATCCTGCTCGTCCCCGCCACCGAGGTGTCGACGCGCCAGGGGCACGTGGTGGCGCTGGGCGTCTCGCGCGCCCTCACCCGCGCCGAGCGCGACGGCGACGCGCTCGCCGCCATCCGCGCGCTGGGCGGCCAGGCCGTGATCGCGCACCCGCTCCACCCGCGGCGCGCGTTCACCGGCTGGGGCGGCGGGCCGTGGCGCGGGCTGGAGGTGGTCTCGAACGACACCGCCTGGTACCGCGCGCTGGCGGACCGCGACGTGCGCCGCGTGCTCGCGGCGCTGGCGGTGCTGCCCTGGGACCCGCCGCGCGCGGTGCTCGAGCTCCAGGACGACCCCGCCGACGAGCTGGTCCGGCTCGACGCCGAGCTGCGCGGCGCCCGGGCGGCCGGCGGCCGCGCGCCGGCGCACGTGCTGCTCTGCGCCGCCGACGCGCACGGCTACCCCGGGTACGCGGCGGCGTTCGGCGCGTTCTCGATGCACGTGCCGGTGACCCTGGGCGGCGACGCCTCGCGCGACGCGGCCGCGGTCCGCGCCGCCCTCCTGGACGGCCGGGCCACGTGCGTGCTCGACGGCCTCGCGCCGGCCGCCGGCGTGCGCCTGACCCCCACGGCGGAGGGCGCGCTGTCGCTGTCGCTCCACGCCGCCGTGGCGGGGACCCGGACGTACACCCTCCTCCACGACGGGGCGCCGACCGGGCGCTTCGAGGCCGCGCGCGACGGGAGCGCCGGCGGCACGTTCCGCTGCGGCGGACGGTGCCCGCCGGGCGACTACCGCGCCGAGGTCGCGCTCGAAGGGCGTCGCTGGATCTTCACGAACCCGGTCCGCATCGAGTAA
- a CDS encoding lysophospholipid acyltransferase family protein produces MRLLGWIFARLPYRWIMALGAALGALVWGLGIRRRVVLENLRLAFPDRPEAERRAIARTTYRNLGQMIPEFLRVPALAPADLERIFEVEGWDRFEAARARGKGVIACTGHFGNFEVLAAAMTLRGVPITMITRPMGKSGANDAWRKARERAGVEDLVVRRGQTLQAATRSLKAGRVLGYVIDQNQPRRRAVFPTFFGVPAATAPTPAVLAMRTGAAVVFTVSLPLGDGRHKVIIEGPIDPPDTGDRDRDVLAFLQDLNDRLERYVRLHPDRWYWLHRRWKTRPDGEGAGSAGAVA; encoded by the coding sequence ATGCGCCTGCTCGGCTGGATCTTCGCCCGCCTCCCGTACCGCTGGATCATGGCGCTCGGCGCCGCGCTGGGCGCGCTGGTCTGGGGGCTCGGCATCCGCCGGCGCGTGGTGCTGGAGAACCTGCGCCTCGCCTTCCCCGACCGCCCCGAGGCGGAGCGGCGCGCCATCGCGCGCACCACGTACCGCAACCTGGGGCAGATGATCCCGGAGTTCCTGCGGGTCCCGGCGCTGGCGCCGGCGGACCTGGAGCGGATCTTCGAGGTCGAGGGCTGGGACCGCTTCGAGGCGGCCCGCGCGCGGGGGAAGGGCGTCATCGCCTGCACCGGGCACTTCGGCAACTTCGAGGTGCTCGCCGCCGCCATGACCCTGCGCGGCGTGCCCATCACCATGATCACGCGCCCCATGGGCAAGTCGGGCGCCAACGACGCCTGGCGCAAGGCGCGCGAGCGGGCCGGGGTGGAGGACCTGGTGGTCCGGCGCGGCCAGACGCTCCAGGCCGCCACCCGCTCGCTCAAGGCGGGCCGCGTGCTCGGCTACGTCATCGACCAGAACCAGCCGCGCCGGCGCGCCGTCTTCCCCACCTTCTTCGGCGTGCCGGCGGCCACCGCGCCCACGCCGGCGGTGCTGGCCATGCGCACCGGGGCGGCGGTGGTGTTCACGGTGTCGCTGCCGCTCGGCGACGGCCGGCACAAGGTGATCATCGAGGGCCCCATCGACCCGCCCGACACCGGCGATCGCGACCGGGACGTGCTCGCGTTCCTGCAGGACCTGAACGACCGGTTGGAGCGGTACGTCCGCCTGCACCCGGATCGCTGGTACTGGCTGCACCGACGGTGGAAGACGCGGCCGGACGGCGAGGGGGCCGGGAGCGCGGGCGCGGTGGCCTGA
- a CDS encoding glycosyltransferase family 9 protein produces the protein MSDPSSILVIRYSAMGDVVLATSVLEPLRARFPGARIEWVTDALYAPLLEGLPGLAAVHRLSREGPSSALPLAARLRGRFDLVIDLQNKVRSAVVARAAAPLRTAFKRRSALRALLSVFGSDPPLVRAHQTQLYGEALAALGVSGPGPLEISLSPQARALAADALQGVEAPAVALAPGARWATKRWPAERFAAVADALHAEGVRIVLCGGPGDRDAFAAFRAATRAKVAADLSFLPLDALAAAIARVQLLIACDSGPVHLATAVGTPVLALFGPTSVARWGPPPPGRALSLGLSCSPCSNHGGDYCPEGHHRCLADLAPQAVLASAREMLRR, from the coding sequence GTGAGCGATCCCTCCAGCATCCTCGTCATCCGCTACAGCGCGATGGGCGACGTGGTGCTCGCCACCAGCGTGCTGGAGCCGCTCCGCGCGCGGTTTCCGGGCGCGCGCATCGAGTGGGTGACCGACGCGCTGTACGCGCCGCTGCTGGAGGGGCTGCCCGGGCTCGCGGCGGTGCACCGGCTGTCGCGCGAGGGCCCGAGCTCCGCGCTGCCGCTGGCGGCGCGGCTGCGCGGGCGGTTCGACCTGGTCATCGACCTCCAGAACAAGGTGCGGAGCGCGGTGGTGGCCCGCGCCGCGGCCCCGCTGCGCACCGCGTTCAAGCGGCGCAGCGCGCTCCGGGCGCTCCTGTCGGTGTTCGGCTCGGACCCGCCGCTGGTCCGCGCGCACCAGACCCAGCTCTACGGCGAGGCGCTCGCGGCCCTGGGCGTGAGCGGCCCCGGCCCGCTCGAGATCTCGCTCTCGCCGCAGGCGCGCGCGCTCGCCGCCGACGCGCTGCAGGGCGTGGAGGCGCCGGCGGTCGCGCTCGCCCCCGGCGCGCGCTGGGCCACCAAGCGCTGGCCCGCCGAGCGGTTCGCGGCGGTCGCCGACGCGCTGCACGCCGAGGGCGTGCGCATCGTCCTGTGCGGCGGCCCCGGCGACCGCGACGCGTTCGCGGCGTTCCGCGCCGCCACCCGCGCGAAGGTCGCCGCCGATCTGTCTTTCCTGCCGCTCGACGCGCTCGCCGCCGCCATCGCCCGCGTGCAGCTCCTCATCGCCTGCGACTCGGGCCCGGTGCACCTCGCCACCGCGGTGGGCACGCCGGTGCTGGCGCTGTTCGGGCCGACCTCGGTCGCGCGCTGGGGGCCGCCGCCCCCCGGGCGCGCGCTCTCGCTCGGCCTCTCCTGCTCGCCCTGCTCGAACCACGGCGGCGACTACTGCCCCGAGGGCCACCACCGCTGCCTCGCGGACCTGGCGCCGCAGGCGGTGCTGGCCAGCGCGCGAGAGATGCTGCGGCGATGA